AACAGAAACTCCCTTCATtcaagcagaagaaaagcaaaggttGCCTTTATATCTGCATACTGATGGCTTTTACAGAACATCTTGATCACATACATACTAATTTTTGACAAGTTttaaagcaaatgaaaactgCTGTTTGTCAGAGACTCATTTGGTGGATTTCCCAGTAAATACCAAAACTTGTGTAAAAAGCCAGTCAAAACACCACATAAATGAGAACTCATGAATTCAGTAAgttaaagactgaaaaaaaagctAATTCCTAGTGCAGAAGTCTTGGAACCTTTTTAAAATCATGAGTAATAAAAACTTTAAGCATCATCACCAATATTTGTCCTTCCCCATGGTGACACATGCCAGATCTGTGTGACAAGAGCTCCCACAGCACATCCTTACAGGAATCTGCTTGCAGGGAATGGGTTCAGTGCCATACCTGGCCTGGGGActctctgccctgcaggaggaCTTTGGCAGTGAGTGGAGGTGGCAGCTGGGTGCTCACAATCCTGAAAGGACAAAGCAAAGGCAGACaagcacagaatggtttggcttgagAGGGAATTTAGAGATCATCAGCTCAGACAACTCTGATGACATTTGGTGACAAAATGTCTCTACCAGACAGACCAGAGGCACAGGGTGACACACCCTGGTGCAGGACAAGGCTCCCAAGTCCTTCCTCGAGTGAAATGTCCAGGTCCCTTTGCTCTCAGGTGCTGCAGTGACTCACTCcagtgtcctgcctgcagctaTGAGGTCACTCCCTGGCAGATGCTCCCCCTGTGGCACATTTCCAGTGCTTGTAAAAGGTGTCACTGGAACAGTTCATGCCAAAGAAAAATGGCACTTGAGCGCTGCTGCCAAGGAATTCTCGGAATTCCCCACCTCCTGTCTTTCAGGGCCACCTTGGAGGCTTTCCTTGAAGTCATTCAGTCATCTTTGATTGAAGGAAGCTGGAATTTCTCATGGGGAATCCTGGCTCATCCCCCTGTGCACCTCCTGTCAGTACAGACAGTGGTCCTGGGCAGCAGGTCAGACAAAccagggacacacggacacacctGCACTGAGCTGCACAGCTGTAGAGGGAACACAGCTGGGAGAGCACAACATCCACACACCCCCCTCTTCCTTGGTGACTTCTCCCTAAAAAGCCTCAGAAATTCAGTCCTCACATCCTGCTGAATATCAAAAGCAGCAAATTTCTACTGAACCCCAAGCCTTGAACTCCTTCATGGTGACGAGCACAGATAACCTTGGAGAGACtccaagggcctggagtgacaggacagggggGCAATGGATTCAAActgccacagggaagggttagatgggatattgggaaggaattcttcccatgagggtggtgaggccttggcactggttgcccagagaagctgtggctgtccttggatccctggaagcatccaaggccaggctggacagggcttggagcaacctgggatagtggaaagtggggtggaacaggatgggatttaagatcccttccaatccaagccattccatgatcccacaATTCCACAAACCACTCAGTCTCAGTGAACACAGACAGCCAGGGACTGCCTGGCCTGAAGCTCTTGAACAACCAAGAGCAgcccttgctctgctccctggatGCACTCCAGGACCCAAGCCCTGGaaaggggtggatttaaccctCCAGGGAACAAACACCTGGTTACTTACAAGCCTTTGTAGAGGATGCAGCCTGCCAGGACATGGGGAGAGCGCTGGCACGTCTGCAGGATGAGAGCAGCCTTCAGCAAAAGCAGGGGAtccacctgggcagggagaaCCAAGGCAGTGAGGCCACAGCACCCTGGGAAAACTCCAAGCAGCAAATGAACAAACACGGTGGCACTGGGGCATTGCAGAGGACAGGCTCTTACCTTGGTTTTGTCCAGATGCCAGAGAGAATTGAAAATCCTGTGGAGGTCACTGGTGTTTTTTTGGATGTGCTCAATGTACCTGTCCcactccctgctcagctcctcctgggaaAACGCCTGTGGGTGACAAACCCATGCAAACACTGTCACAGCAAAGTGTCCCTGCACTTGGGATGGGAGATGCAATCCACAGGGCCAAGATAAGGTCAGGGAAAGGTGGGAGACAGTACTGAGGGGAAACTCTTTAGGGTGAACATCTGGGGAAGGTTCAGCAGAGCCCCACAGGACCTCGGAGCAATGGTGGGGATGCCAGGTCATACTTCCTGGATGTGTGACCCttggcaggaggaagggaacaCTGGGGCACCAGAGCTGGGACACCACAGGAAGTGTTTCAATTGTCCCAAAAGTCACTGTGTCCCAAGTCCCTCATTATCATGTCTCAGTCTCATTACCTTGTCCCAGTCCCTTGTTACTGTGTCTGCACGTTCCCAGTCCCTCGCTATAACGTCCCAGTCTTTTGTTaccctgtccccacatccccagtCCCTCCTTACCATGTCCCAGTCCCTTTTTACCATGTCCCCAATCTCTCAAGgcgtccccatgtccccagtccCTTGCTACAATGTCCCTAATCACCATGTCCCAGTCCCTTGTTATCATGTCCCAGTCTCATTACCTTGTCCCCACGTCCCCAGTCCCAAATTACCACGTCCCAGTCCCTTGTTATTGTGTCCCCACATCCTCAGTCCCACATTACCATGTCCCAGTCTATCATTACTGTGTCCATCATtactgtgtccccatgtccccagtccCACATTACCATGTCCCAGTCCCTGGTTACCATGTCCCAGTCTCTTGCTACCACGTCCCCACCTCTCCAGTCCCTTGTTACCAGGTCCCAGTCCCTTGTtactgtgtccccatgtccccagtccCTTGTTACCAGGTCCCAGTCCCTTGTTACTGTGTCCCCATGTCTCTAGTCCCTTGCTACAATGTCCCAGTCTCTTGTTATTGTATCCCAGCCCCTCATTACCATGTCCCAGCCTCTCCTTACCATGTCCCTACATCCCTAGTCCCTTTTTACCATGTCCCAGCCCCTCATTACCATGCCCCAGTCCCTGGTCACCGTGTCCCAGTCCCTTGtcaccctgtccccagtccctggtTACCATGTCCCAGTCCcttgtccccctgtccccagtccctggtTACCATGTCCCAGTCCcttgtccccgtgtccccatgtccccagtccCTAATTaccatgtcccctgtccccttgtcccagtccctggttaccgtgtcccttgtccccctgtccccagtccctggtTACCATGTCCcagtcccctgtccccctgtccccagtccctggttaccgtgtcccttgtccccctgtccccagtccctggttaccgtgtcccctgtccccctgtccccagtccctggtTACCATGTCCcagtcccctgtccccctgtccccagtccctggtTACCGTGTCCCAGTCCcttgtccccctgtcccagtcccttgtccccctgtccccctgtccccagtccctgatTACCgtgtcccagtcccagtccccgtgtccccctgtcccagtccctcgtccccctgtcccagtccctggtTACCGTGTATGCGCCGCGCACGGGGCCGTGGTAGAAGGTGAAGAGGCCgatgagctgctccaggaggcgCCGGCAGCTCACGTCAGGCAGCTCCACAGCAAAGCCCAGaacctgcagcacacacagcagggcATGCAGGAGGTTGCCTGACAGAACTCGGGCACGACAAGTGAGAACAGCTCTCATCACTTTCACACAAGGacaggcagctctgtgcaggcagACACCCCTCGGAATCACAGtcacaggaaaaggaaatgcaaaCATACCCACACAagagccctggcacagacaggataaataaatatatatcaGAAATGCAGAGCTTCAGACACACTCCCTTCCCACGTTAGATGACCTAACTTGGTGCTTTAATAGCTAAGAACATTCTCCTGAAAACAAGTACTTCAAAATGTTCTAATTAACTCATTATTTATATTATGATGATGCTCCATCTACTTTTTGAGTTGCTGAAacagaggcagcagtgccagttAAATGGGGCTGACTGGCCTCAGCCCAGTTCCCAGGGATGGTTTGGGGCACTTTTGTCACAACTGCCACACGCTGCTCTTTATATATGAAATGTCTGTGGGCACTGACAAagctctggggatgctgagggctAGAAGGAAAGAACAATCAGACTTTCAAACAGTGACTGTGTCCTTACAAACTGCAGCACATGGATCCTGTTATTCCCTCATCCCTAGATgtgtccagggccaggttggactGGGCTCCCCCATGTCCTGGCAGGCTGCATCCTCTACAAAGGCTTGTAAGTAACCAGGTGTTTGTTCCCTGGagggttaaatccacccctttCCAGGGCTTGGGTCCTGGAGTGCatccagggagcagagcaagggcTGCTCTTGGTTGTTCAAGAGCTTCAGGCCAGGCAGTCCCTGGCTGTCTGTGGTCACTGGGACCGAGTGGTTTGTGGAatcatgggatcatggaatggcttggattggaagggatcttaaatcccatcctgttccaccccctgccatgagcagggacactttccactggcCCAGGTTGCTGCAaacctcatccagcctggccttggactgTGTCCTTACAAACTGCAGCATGTGGATCCCATtatcccccatccctggaagtgtccaaggccaggttggatggggacagtggaaggtgtccctgcctacgGCAGGgagtggaactggatgagctttaaggttccttccagcccaaaccagtctgggattttgggattctgtTTCCAGCCAGGAACATCATAAGAAATCCCTTTGGGTGTGGGCACAGAAATGAGGTGCTTGAAATTTTTCTGCAGGAAGCTGAAGTGACTGCCAGGccacagaaaacagaatttaagTTATGAATGAAGTGAAATTTGTGCACTGCAAGgaccctccccagctctccctgggtGCAGCCCACACCCTGAATAATAAACCCTCATGGTCTGATCCCGTCCTTCAGCCCCTGGCTGTTTTCACTCTGTGACTGCTCTGGAGCTCCTGAACTCACCCACAGAAAGTCTCCATCCACCACCACGGCAAACTTGAGCTTCCTGAGGCGGACCAGGCTGGGAGGGGCCCCGGAGATCTCGGTGAGGCAGCGAACAACCCCGGCCATCTgcccacacagcagctcctgctgctctgggatggtCTGCCAGGGAGAAAAGGCTTTAACTTCCCATTAAAagaactcaggaaaaaaaaaatcactgctgttttcaggtataaataaaaaataattatcatTTCAACTCAATTCGCAGAAAGGGTTGTTAGGaattggcacaggctgcccagggcagtggtggagtcaccatccctgtaagtgtgagaaagaaaatgtgtgggtgtgacacttggggacaaGGTTTAGTAGTGCTGGGTTCATGGCTGGACTTTATTCCAACCTTAACAACTCTAGGATTCTATAAATCAAATGCAGCAGAACAGGCAAATTTCTGGGAGAAAAAGAATTGGATtgctttctccaggcagcacaagGGCCTGGGGCTTATGGAGAGCAACTTTCATCCCTCATTTGTGTTTATTCACatcagcaggacagagctgggctgtgctggcccatTCctcagggagggagcagagttTAACCCCACTGCTGTGCCCtgagagcccagccctgctccacctGAAGCTAATTGAGAATTaggatttctttaaaaatttcttAAAACTCTTGTGACTACTAAGTAAGGATTAATCCAAACCACCTGGAAGCTCAACCCCTCCTGATCCAGAACCATCAGCACTACTTTACAGGTACTGAAATAAAGCAGACATTACCTGGGGAGGGTAAAAATAATAGATGCCAGCACTTGTAGGATCCCCTTCCTCCTTCACTTTTGAGCCATCATAAAGGAAAAAGTAATTCCACCTAAAAAACATTGGCAGAAATGATTGTGTATTTGAAAACTGTTacccttctccctctcctaTTTCTACAGAAGAGCAACAAAAAGTTATTGCAAATGGGGAGATTGATTCTTTGCACGATCACACTGAGTTTACACCCAAAAGCAGCGCCAAAAAGGTCCCTCATTATTAAATTTGACCACTTCTGTGAGTTTAAAATAGGTTCTAGAACTCCAACTCTCAGACACATGGAAGGAGATCTGGAAAAAAAGTGGATTTGTGAGATACTGCACCCTCAGCACACGGGATAATTATAATAAAGAGAGTACAATAATTATGATAACTATCAAGAATTATTATCCACGTGCAACTCAAGCAGCTCCCGGGTGCTGCCTGCACCCAAAAGTTCCCAAGAAGAAGGAGACAGCAGGGTCCCTCTGACGATGTGATATCGTTCTGCTCAGAATTTCTTGAACGCACGTATTCAGTAACACTCTGCATCCTGTCCTGTCAGCCAGCACAAGCTCGGAACGAGCTCCATGCGGGAGTTTTCCCGCAGGACCAGCCCGGATCtggagcccaggctggctcAGAGCTGGCACCGAGGAAGccgcgctgctgccgggccgggagcgggaGGCTGGATCCGCTCCCGTACCGCCCCTCCAGGGCCCGGGACCGAGCTGCTGAGCCCCGGGAGCTGCCAGACCTCACCCAGAACCGGGGACAGAATGAGGGAAGGGCCGGAGGTGCTTCCCGGGGCACCGGCACGGGGGGCGGGAGCGGGGAAGGGGCTCACCatggcgcggggccgggcgcggcggggcgggccatGGCTGCGGGAGGCTGCGGCGGCTCGGGGATGCTCCGCGCCGTTCCGGGATGCTCCGGGATCCCCCCGCTCGCTCCCGCCGCCGGTTCCGGGCGCGCCCCCGGTCCCGTGACCGCGCACGTGACCGCGCGCATGGCGGCGCTGGCGGGAGGGCGGCGAGCGGGGCgcgcccggcggcggcggcggcggggcgaggaggaggaggatgatgaggaggaggaggaggaaggggaaggcGGCCCCGGAATAGAAGCGTTGCTGCGGCGGCTGCGAGAGGCGCGGTgagtgcccggccccggcctgTGTGTCCTCTCGCCGCCGCGCCCCGCTAACGCCGCGCTCTCCCCGCAGGGACGAAATGCTGAGCTCCGGCTTCTGGGCGGCGAGCGCCGGTGAGTGCGGGGAGCGGGGGGTgcgggacagcggggacagcgggggctgcgagccccggccccgccgcgctgaCCCCGCCGCCCGCAGGAGCCGTGCGGGCCCCGCTGGGCGCGGAGCCGCCCGCCCGCTGCGTGTGCTACGGGCTGGGCCGCTTCGGGCGCTGCCCCATCGCCCGCTGCCAGCTcgccttcctgctgctgctgctggacgAGCTGCGGGTGAGCACCGGCACCGGGGGGAGCAGCGGGGCAGCACCGGGCCGTGCTCACGCTGAGACAGAGTAGAAATaatccagagtagaaatccatttttgATTTAGgggaaatgtacatctttgagtctgtggttagaaaacatagctatgtagcctgactgcaaggcctaggctcagagaaactgcttcagtgaaggacagagataagggggaGGAGACAGAGacactgctgtgagagcaggtcaacctgacctaggaattctttctgataaagaagaactagcgGCAAATGTCACGTGAAATtcgtaaaaatgaatatgtatggacctattgtgaaattgtatgcatatgtatttgagaggggggtaaaaagggacctgaagttcccagaggtacgcatgtcttttaaggagagtaatcCCCACATGCGTCCGGCGCTGTAATAAACgtaccggctttacaacttccACAAAGTTGTGCAGTTTTTGGTTATCtctgccgctgtccccgcaggtGCCACCCGCACGCTGCGCACTGTTCGACCCGGCCTTCTCGgcgcgggaggcggcggcgctgcgagcgctggggctgtgcctgctcccGGAGAATGAGGTGAGGACAGCCCCGGTCACACCGCGGGGCCCGCGGACGGGGCTCGGCCGTGATGGGCTCGGTGGTTCCCGGGCAGGAGGGGAAACACGGGATCGAGGGTGCGACCACGCTGTTCTACATGGTGCACTGCGGGAAGGCCCTGTACAACAACCTGCTGTGGAGCAACTGGAGCCCAGCGGCGCTCTCCAAGCTGGTCATCATCGGGAACAGCTTCCAAGGGATCGAGGAGAggtctgtgcccagcctggacAGGCTCTAGTGCTCCCCACCATGCTTTCCTCTTCTCTGTCCCCCCACTTTGATTTTATTGCTTCTGACAGCAATTTCCCTGTTTCGTGCATTTTTGTTGCCATAAAGTTGTGAGCCCTTTTCAGTTGTGAGCCctctctgccctcctctgtCCCACCCCCATGCAGAAAACCTGTATAAATCCACAGGAATGTGGTGTCTAACACAGACATCTTCTGTTTTTGTAGATTGCTGTCCAGAATCTTGGAGAGAGATTATTCTTACATAGCAAAGGTATGAGGTAACAGTTTAACATTATTGTTGCATGTTGACAACACACCTTTTAATGAGAATGGAAGGAAATGAACTGCCATTGCAAAGAAGGGGGGGTTATTTTCAAAACCTTTTTCCTAGACACTATAATATAAAAGCTTATCACTTTAGGATTGTTGAACATCTGCAGAACATCCTGCACACAGGGGCTAAGGGTAATGTAACACCATTCTCATCCTCactggctcagctctgcaggaaggGGCTGCTGCACTGTCTGTAACTTTTTCCCCAAATGACCTTTAGGTTTTGAAAGGAGTGGAGGAAGTGGCACTCCCCAGTCACCCCCGGTACCTGGACACCTTCAATGACACCTCTGTGCACTGGTTTCCCTTGGATAAACTGCAGGCACTCTCCCCTGAGGTCTGGGACTTTGTGGAGGAGCCAATGTACCAAGATTGTGAGGACCTAGAGATCATCAGGAGGGGGGAGGAAGCCACTGCCAAGTCCTGACCATCCCtgtggtggcagggctgggatcctcatctcttcccatgGAAGCTTCTGTGCAGCTACGATGGAGCTCAAGTAGCAACTGTGGCATCAGGCTCTGTCCAAAGTGGCAGCACCTGAATGCTGAGGTGATGggacatttttgtattttatttcataaaaaaGTAAAGCTGAGCTTTGATTTACACTCACTGAACTCCACCAAACTAATTCCACCAAAACCTGCCTTGGGAGCCATTCACACTGTAGTGACTGCTCTGATTCCCTCCCCTTCCGTAACAATTCGAGGCTTTGCATGTCCTACACACATTGCAAAGCAtcaaaaaaggggaaattatCAGAGGGGTTTGTAGTGGGAGGTGTTTGGGTCTGGTTTCCAGTGCATGCTTGGAAAAAGTTTCCAGCTCTCATTGCTGCTGAGATCAGCTCTTGATCAGGCCTGAGAACAACCAGGTTGGCTCCCTCCAGGAAAACTTTAGTGTTCCTTCCCTCACCTCTGTGCTCTTTAACCACTGCAGTCCCACagcagagagagctgggacaggtcctggctgtgtgcagcaaAGAGGAGCCCACTGTGTGAAGGATGTTGTAGGGACAGTAACTCACTGCCAGCACAAGCTGTGACATCTGTCACTAGAGActcaggggacacagctaggccagCCCTCACTGAGCAGAGAACGTGATCCCTCCTCACCTTCTGGTAAACCTGTCCCAGGTGGCAATTACAAGTGTCAGCACTGCTTGTTCTCCCTTAGCCTGGCTTCCTGGGTCAGGAAGTCTGGCCCTCCATCCTCTTACCACTGCCTGAACAGCTCTTCCAATAAAACCATCCTGGCATCCAGCTCCAGTGTCACTATTTACAAACCTGGAACTTTATTCTAAGGGTTACCCAGAGGCTGTTCCTCGGTGGTGACTCAGTCCCTGGCGGGGCCTCCCTTGGCCATTTCAATGAAGCTCTGCAGTGAGGTGGGCACCCAGATCTTCTGCACAGAGGCTTCACTTGGCCATGTCTGAGGTTCTGCAGCGAGGTGGGCACCCAGAGTGATCTCCCCTTGCACTGAGGCCTCACTTGGCCATGTCTGAGGTTCTGCAGCGAGGTGGGCACCCAGGGTGGTCTCTCCTTGCACTGAGGCCTCACTTGGCCATGTCAGGTTCTGCAGCGAGGTGGGCACCCAGGGTGGTCTCTCCTTGCACAGAGGCCTCACTTGGCCATGTCCATGAGGCTCTGCAGCAAGGTGGGCACCCAGAGTGATCTCCCCTTGCACTGAGGCCTCACTTGGCCATGTCGATGAGGCTCTGCAGCGAGGTGGGCACCCAGGTCTTCTCCCCTTGCACGAACACCACGCCCCTGTCGATGTAGATGACGATCCTGCCGAAGGTGTAGAGCTGCTTGCCCTCGTGCCTCTTCCCGATGACGGGCATGAAGACGATGTTGTGCTCCTCGGCCTTGGTCTGGATGAGGTCCTTGAAGTTCATGGGCACGGAGCCGGCGGCGGCGCCGATGCCGCGCTGGGCCATGTTCTCGGCCTCGCGCCGCTCCTGCATGGCCTCGTACTGGAAGTCCTTGCGCCGCTCCGTGTGCGTCAGGTACGCGATGTTCTCCCGGGCACCCGGCTGCATGTACCCACCTGGGGGAGAGAATGGGGAGAAAACCCTCCTGAGCTGCTCACCTCCATCCAGGACACGCATTGGAGTGTGGTGGTCAAGTTTGGGCTCAGAAAGGGAGTTCTCAGTTTTGGAAAGAGGGCAGAGTTCAGGTGCTGCTCCCTCAGGCACGCCCTTCTCTTTTATGCCATGTGACTCCCAACTATCACTTTTAGGTACTAGGGAGAATCATGTGGAAGGGAACTGCTGGTTCCCTTCACCTcaccataaagaaaaaaatacccaagaATGGCAGCTTTAGAAGTCAAGCCCTAAAGGATGATATCTGACTGACAGGGCAAGGCTGGAAGCGGATTAGTTGTTCAACAGCTCAGGAAGCCACCAAAAATCTGTTTCTGCTTCAGTGCAGTCCAGAACTATTGAGCAGCACCTCAGAAGTGTTCTTTAAGGACAGAGCAAGGCAGAGCCCACTGACTTTCACTCATGTGAGTTCCTGCCATGCTGCCCCAATCAgcctcccagtgctgccagcccagagcagcagagccacccccaCGAGCCACCTACCCACGCTGGAGGACACAGCCCTGTTCATGATGTCAAGGGCTTCGTTGAACTTGTCTTTGATGGAGGGATGTGCCAGCACCTggtctgagaacatggacttcCAGCCCAGGTACCACTTGGTGATCTCTTCGTAGTTGGGGCTGTTACTGAGCCAAGAGCAGAGTACCTGCAGAGCAAGGGACAGGTCaaaggcagcacagggatgtcTGTGCAGGAGAGGCCCCTCtgccacagaatcccagagtcaTTTAACATGGAAAAGACTCCAAGAGTATTGAGTCCAATGTATGAACAATCATCCCCTTATcaaccagcccagagccctgagtccTACATCCAAGCATTCCTTGGACATCTCCAGGGATGAGAACTCaatcacctccctgggcagtcccttccagtgcctgaacaCCCTTTCCttccatgaggaaattcctcctgacatccaacctgaatCTCTCCTGGCATAATTTGCCACTTGGTTTATTACTGTCAGTAAAAGGAGGAACTGTTCCAATGACTACTGAGCTGTGAGTGGGaaccagcccagctcagcaccagggcaGCAATTCCTGCACAGGAATCTCTATAACACTCCTCAGTTAATCAAACCTCTTTCCTCAGCCCTCAGTGTCTCACCTGCAGCCATTTTGGGAAGAAGTGTTTCTCCAGCAGCCCAACAAGGCTGGAGACAGAAATCATCCCCTCCCAGTCAATCACCCAGTAAAAAGCATCCATGTGCTGCTGGTGAGGGTTGATGATGAGCTCATTCAGGCACATTCCTGGGAAAGGAGAGGACAGTTAGAAAAGAGCCTCACTCAGTTTTATCAGTGCCCTGATCCCTTTCACCACCAACACACAGAACTTGAGCAGCATCTTTTTGTTATCCTAAAG
This portion of the Agelaius phoeniceus isolate bAgePho1 chromosome 18, bAgePho1.hap1, whole genome shotgun sequence genome encodes:
- the SRRD gene encoding SRR1-like protein → MAALAGGRRAGRARRRRRRGEEEEDDEEEEEEGEGGPGIEALLRRLREARDEMLSSGFWAASAGAVRAPLGAEPPARCVCYGLGRFGRCPIARCQLAFLLLLLDELRVPPARCALFDPAFSAREAAALRALGLCLLPENEEGKHGIEGATTLFYMVHCGKALYNNLLWSNWSPAALSKLVIIGNSFQGIEERLLSRILERDYSYIAKVLKGVEEVALPSHPRYLDTFNDTSVHWFPLDKLQALSPEVWDFVEEPMYQDCEDLEIIRRGEEATAKS